One genomic segment of Desulforamulus reducens MI-1 includes these proteins:
- a CDS encoding phosphomannomutase/phosphoglucomutase, which produces MAEHNIANCRKAFKAYDIRGRVPEELNEEVAYRIGRAYAQLFNPKQVVVGYDVRLTSPALAAALTRGLREEGCRVADIGLCGTEQVYFATFHLGLDGGIMVTASHNPQDYNGMKLVQGEARPISGDSGLRDLEELVVSGNFESKVNIALGDYRKVNIMDEYVQHLLSYIDISLIKPLKMVVNAGNGSAGQIIDALEPYLPVQFIKVHHNPDGTFPNGIPNPLLPENREVTAEVVRQTRADVGIAWDGDFDRCFLFDEQGNFIEGYYIVGLLAQSFLSKHIGAKIIHDPRLTWNTIDLVKKIGGVPIQSKTGHAFIKERMRLEDAVYGGEMSAHHYFKEFAYCDSGMIPWLLILEIMCKQGKPLSELINERIKLYPASGEINRRVNNPQEVLKNVEQHFVNKSTSVDWTDGLSLEFDKWRFNLRMSNTEPVIRLNVEAKNDLDLMKQNTSELLKIIDVFNKQ; this is translated from the coding sequence ATGGCAGAACATAACATTGCCAACTGCCGGAAGGCTTTTAAAGCATATGATATTCGAGGTCGGGTGCCGGAGGAATTAAACGAGGAGGTGGCTTACCGCATTGGACGGGCCTATGCGCAGTTATTTAATCCAAAGCAAGTAGTTGTTGGTTATGATGTGCGGCTAACCAGTCCTGCTTTGGCAGCTGCTTTGACCCGTGGGTTAAGGGAAGAGGGCTGCAGAGTGGCAGATATCGGACTTTGCGGTACCGAGCAGGTTTATTTTGCAACCTTTCACCTTGGTTTAGACGGTGGCATCATGGTTACTGCCAGCCATAATCCTCAGGACTATAACGGGATGAAGCTGGTTCAGGGTGAGGCTCGTCCCATCAGCGGGGACAGTGGCTTAAGGGATCTCGAGGAACTTGTAGTAAGCGGGAATTTTGAATCTAAAGTAAATATTGCCCTAGGTGATTACCGCAAAGTCAACATTATGGATGAGTATGTCCAACATCTGTTATCTTATATAGATATTTCTTTAATTAAACCCTTGAAAATGGTTGTGAATGCCGGGAACGGTAGTGCAGGTCAGATTATTGATGCATTGGAACCGTATCTTCCAGTACAATTCATAAAGGTACACCACAACCCAGACGGTACCTTCCCAAATGGTATTCCTAACCCCTTGTTGCCAGAGAACCGCGAGGTAACCGCAGAAGTCGTTAGGCAAACTAGAGCGGATGTAGGTATTGCTTGGGATGGTGATTTTGACCGCTGTTTTTTATTCGATGAGCAGGGTAATTTTATTGAAGGTTATTATATAGTAGGCTTATTAGCCCAGTCATTCCTATCAAAGCATATAGGAGCCAAAATTATTCATGACCCACGTCTAACTTGGAATACTATAGACCTTGTAAAAAAAATTGGTGGGGTACCTATTCAGAGTAAAACAGGACATGCATTTATTAAAGAACGTATGCGTTTGGAAGATGCAGTATATGGTGGGGAGATGTCTGCACATCATTACTTTAAGGAATTTGCCTATTGCGATAGTGGAATGATTCCCTGGTTATTAATATTAGAGATAATGTGTAAGCAAGGGAAACCTTTATCAGAATTAATCAATGAAAGAATTAAACTTTATCCCGCCAGTGGAGAAATCAATAGACGAGTGAACAATCCCCAGGAAGTCCTAAAAAATGTAGAGCAGCACTTTGTAAATAAAAGTACTTCAGTTGACTGGACAGATGGTTTAAGTCTTGAATTTGATAAATGGCGATTTAATCTTCGAATGTCAAATACAGAACCGGTAATTCGTCTAAATGTAGAGGCAAAGAATGATTTAGACTTAATGAAGCAAAATACAAGTGAACTCCTTAAAATTATTGATGTCTTCAATAAACAATAA
- a CDS encoding nucleotide exchange factor GrpE, whose amino-acid sequence MSWKFWAKEKKENNEAVLEQVFEQINRLGAQVSGYNEQVVEIGAQVQKVARLQYKTGQNLQGKLEELATAVGNLQNRQAAYDAEAAQLNKRQQQINYLTEQLINWLDDIDLVCARLSEGQELWKQLMEQWAGQLITALQQLGIRELDLLGSSFNPQWADAIGTIHRSSATVGTQSHGEVPYEVAEIVKRGFIYGNGQLLRKAQVITYREEV is encoded by the coding sequence ATGAGTTGGAAGTTTTGGGCAAAAGAGAAAAAGGAAAATAACGAGGCGGTTCTGGAGCAAGTGTTTGAACAAATAAATCGGCTTGGCGCACAAGTAAGCGGCTACAATGAACAAGTGGTGGAAATTGGAGCACAGGTGCAAAAGGTTGCCCGCCTACAATATAAAACAGGTCAGAACCTGCAGGGAAAGCTGGAAGAGTTGGCAACAGCCGTAGGAAATTTGCAAAACAGGCAAGCAGCCTATGATGCAGAGGCGGCACAGTTAAACAAGCGGCAGCAACAAATAAATTATCTTACGGAGCAGCTGATTAATTGGCTGGATGATATTGACTTGGTTTGTGCCCGACTAAGTGAGGGGCAGGAACTATGGAAGCAATTAATGGAGCAATGGGCCGGGCAGCTTATTACTGCCCTGCAGCAACTGGGCATCCGGGAACTGGATCTCTTGGGCAGCAGTTTCAACCCCCAATGGGCCGATGCCATTGGCACAATTCATCGGAGTTCTGCCACAGTAGGAACCCAGAGCCATGGGGAGGTACCATACGAAGTAGCGGAGATTGTAAAACGGGGATTTATTTATGGTAACGGGCAATTATTAAGAAAAGCCCAGGTGATTACCTATCGGGAGGAAGTTTAA
- a CDS encoding ATP-binding protein, producing MSEALDPREAMVDIYCKQLKLPGLKVSFRELARDAMTQNLTPTSFLAACLAKEVEMREQKRLTTRLKQARFSEIKTLESFEFTSIPKLPKTKIISLAECKFIKDRENIICVGQSGTGKSHIAT from the coding sequence GTGAGCGAAGCATTGGATCCCAGGGAAGCGATGGTGGATATATACTGTAAGCAACTTAAACTTCCGGGGCTAAAAGTATCCTTTAGGGAACTGGCTCGAGATGCCATGACTCAAAATCTCACCCCTACTTCCTTTTTAGCTGCCTGTCTTGCTAAAGAAGTAGAAATGCGTGAACAAAAACGATTAACTACAAGGCTAAAACAAGCCAGGTTTAGTGAAATTAAAACCCTGGAAAGCTTTGAATTCACCAGTATACCTAAGCTCCCCAAAACAAAGATAATTTCCTTGGCAGAGTGCAAGTTCATAAAAGACCGAGAAAATATTATTTGTGTAGGGCAGTCCGGGACAGGTAAATCCCATATTGCCACTTAA
- the istB gene encoding IS21-like element helper ATPase IstB — protein sequence MTNENTISKLNDMRLTAMAETYRKQLHDTDYRELSFEDRFSLLVDVEWSRRKNNKLNLLIKGSQFRYNQACIEDIEYHPDRKLDKAQILRLASGQYIQDHHNIIIMGASGNGKTYLACAFGVAACRQFYKVRYVRLPDLLDELTIARGEGIFQKVIKQYKKVNLLILDEWLLTPLKGSEARDLLEIVESRHQTGSTIFCSQFDPRGWHEKIGEVTLADSILDRIVHDSYTILIDGEISMRERHGLEK from the coding sequence ATGACTAACGAAAATACAATATCAAAATTAAATGATATGCGTTTAACTGCAATGGCCGAAACCTACAGGAAACAGTTGCATGATACCGATTACCGGGAACTATCCTTTGAAGATCGCTTCAGCCTTCTTGTGGATGTGGAATGGTCACGGAGAAAGAATAATAAGCTGAACCTCCTGATTAAAGGATCACAATTCCGGTACAACCAAGCATGTATTGAGGATATAGAATATCATCCAGATAGAAAGCTTGATAAAGCTCAAATTCTCCGGTTGGCTTCAGGTCAGTATATTCAAGATCACCACAATATCATTATTATGGGTGCTTCAGGTAACGGCAAAACCTATCTAGCTTGCGCCTTTGGAGTTGCTGCATGCCGGCAATTCTACAAAGTTAGGTATGTACGGCTACCTGATCTACTTGATGAATTAACAATCGCCAGAGGTGAGGGCATATTCCAAAAGGTTATCAAGCAATACAAGAAAGTTAATCTCCTTATACTAGATGAATGGCTTCTAACACCTTTAAAGGGGAGCGAGGCACGGGACCTTCTGGAAATAGTGGAGTCAAGACATCAGACAGGTTCAACCATTTTTTGTTCCCAGTTTGATCCTAGAGGGTGGCATGAAAAAATAGGTGAGGTAACCTTGGCAGATTCCATTTTAGACCGTATTGTCCATGATTCCTATACTATTCTGATTGATGGGGAGATATCTATGAGAGAACGACATGGTTTAGAAAAATAA
- a CDS encoding DDE-type integrase/transposase/recombinase produces the protein MISVSDRKKAISLIKEAVANGAREPEACKVLGITQRTLQRWRSSLTPIEDQRKNAKRPEPANKLSIDERQAIIETANQPEFKSLPPSQIVPRLADQGIYLASESTFYRVLKENNMQHHRGRAKKPCAKPISTHCATSPNQVWMWDITWLPGPAKGIFFYLYLILDLFSRKIVAWDIWTEESSENASILVRRAIMSEKRTLANEPLVLHSDNVNIAIGKSQLCHIFEPLMTSN, from the coding sequence ATGATCAGTGTCTCAGATCGCAAAAAAGCCATTTCACTGATCAAAGAAGCTGTTGCTAACGGGGCTAGAGAACCAGAGGCTTGTAAGGTACTTGGAATTACTCAACGTACCCTGCAACGTTGGCGAAGTAGTTTAACACCTATTGAAGACCAACGAAAGAATGCTAAACGGCCGGAACCTGCAAACAAGCTTAGCATAGATGAAAGACAAGCCATTATAGAAACTGCCAATCAACCTGAATTTAAGAGTTTACCACCTAGTCAAATTGTTCCCCGACTAGCCGACCAAGGCATTTACCTAGCTTCAGAGTCAACATTTTACCGGGTGCTGAAAGAAAACAACATGCAACATCATCGTGGAAGAGCTAAAAAACCATGTGCTAAGCCAATCTCAACTCATTGTGCTACAAGTCCAAACCAAGTTTGGATGTGGGATATTACTTGGTTACCAGGTCCTGCTAAGGGCATTTTTTTCTACCTATATCTAATTTTAGACCTATTCAGCCGTAAGATAGTTGCTTGGGATATCTGGACTGAAGAGTCCTCTGAAAATGCTAGCATATTAGTACGACGGGCCATAATGTCTGAGAAACGTACTCTAGCTAATGAGCCACTGGTTTTGCATTCAGATAACGTGAATATTGCCATAGGAAAGAGCCAACTATGCCATATTTTTGAGCCACTTATGACATCAAATTGA
- a CDS encoding nucleotidyltransferase family protein, which produces MLNIETIKTKAVPILKNYGVNQAYIFGSFARGEQNQDSDIDFLIEYDPNADFSLFELVELKYALEDVLQRKVDVVTEGSLSKYIRPSVLKDRKVII; this is translated from the coding sequence ATGCTGAACATTGAAACAATAAAAACAAAGGCGGTTCCAATATTAAAAAATTACGGCGTGAACCAGGCATACATTTTCGGTTCCTTTGCCCGTGGCGAACAGAACCAAGATAGCGATATTGATTTTCTGATTGAGTATGACCCCAATGCCGACTTTTCGTTGTTTGAGCTGGTTGAGTTAAAGTATGCTCTTGAAGACGTCCTCCAGCGAAAAGTAGATGTAGTAACCGAAGGTTCCCTTTCAAAATACATTAGGCCCTCTGTTTTGAAAGACAGGAAGGTGATAATTTGA
- a CDS encoding PD-(D/E)XK nuclease family transposase has protein sequence MVEYQSINRTNDYAFKRIMGSEEGKEALISFLNAVLKPAPGKELVWVELLDREMEEIAMGNPGIRKAMTIEQIFFKNQQERRLYELREKSVRDEISMMTGAKAQGLAEGVKKGVNRRKGANGPSCHLQIPGCQVLCIIR, from the coding sequence TTGGTAGAATATCAAAGCATTAACCGCACCAATGATTACGCATTTAAACGCATAATGGGATCAGAAGAAGGTAAAGAAGCATTGATTAGCTTCCTGAATGCGGTACTAAAGCCAGCACCGGGGAAAGAATTGGTTTGGGTGGAATTACTGGATCGGGAAATGGAGGAGATCGCTATGGGAAACCCCGGCATTCGCAAGGCCATGACCATAGAGCAGATATTCTTCAAGAACCAGCAAGAGCGCAGGCTGTACGAACTGCGAGAGAAGTCAGTAAGGGATGAAATCTCCATGATGACCGGAGCTAAAGCCCAGGGATTAGCCGAAGGAGTAAAAAAGGGGGTTAACCGAAGGAAAGGTGCTAATGGCCCAAGCTGCCATCTGCAAATACCTGGATGCCAGGTTCTCTGCATCATCCGCTAG
- a CDS encoding Hsp70 family protein, which translates to MTNRKNDATRQSFRPIVGIDLGTTNSAVAYIHNSKPEIIPSPQSKHIIPSVVLLDPEGKVVVGEDARAALIAMPDRTVAAVKRKIGSQEPIAIGGQALLPQEISALILKELKSYVDDRFGEGEKEAVITVPAYFTDEQRRATKQAGELAGFVVERIINEPTAAALAFGLAHMEEDRHILIYDLGGGTFDVSVVEMMSGVLEVKASSGNSHLGGEDFDWQIVDWLAEQMIAEHGVDPRGDLRARALLKEEAEKIKIKLSTEETTSVALPVVMVQDNCPMGLQLEFTRSQFISLIDSYLQETMACVQRVLTDADLGPQDIDEILLVGGSTRIPQVHQLIHQFFKKEPRRDVHPDEAVALGAAVQAGLKSGALSDSGMVATDVAPFSMGIAVLKEWKGVAMRPGGFHAIIPRNTTVPVTRTEQFYTTADGQTSASIEIYQGEHGWVKNNHRLGEFLLDGIPANGAGKEAVEVTYRYNLNGILEVTARCVSTGKEMTVTVQDALERHSQEAFQESADRLEKLFAGAPDENLAEEQFEEAWELFDDQEDDGAADYEELSEGVLQQEAASLRYRVEKLLESLTGADQSRAEEMLHRLDEAIATNDLEELRSVLDEVTDVLIDLEI; encoded by the coding sequence ATGACCAATAGAAAAAATGACGCTACCCGGCAATCCTTTCGTCCCATTGTAGGGATTGATTTAGGAACAACCAATTCGGCGGTGGCCTATATACACAATAGCAAGCCTGAAATTATTCCCTCACCCCAGAGCAAGCACATTATCCCGTCGGTTGTCCTGCTTGATCCAGAAGGTAAAGTTGTCGTGGGGGAAGATGCCCGGGCTGCCCTGATCGCTATGCCTGACCGCACAGTGGCGGCGGTGAAGAGGAAAATAGGCTCCCAGGAACCCATTGCCATTGGCGGACAAGCCCTATTGCCCCAGGAAATTTCAGCTTTGATTTTAAAGGAATTAAAAAGTTATGTGGATGATAGGTTTGGTGAGGGTGAGAAGGAAGCAGTTATCACTGTGCCAGCTTATTTTACTGACGAACAGCGCCGTGCCACTAAACAAGCCGGGGAACTGGCAGGTTTTGTGGTGGAACGGATTATTAATGAACCCACAGCCGCTGCCCTAGCCTTTGGACTGGCACACATGGAAGAAGACCGGCACATTCTGATTTATGACCTAGGTGGTGGTACCTTCGATGTTTCGGTGGTGGAAATGATGAGTGGAGTCTTGGAGGTAAAGGCTTCCAGCGGCAACAGTCATCTGGGCGGCGAAGATTTTGACTGGCAGATTGTAGACTGGCTGGCGGAGCAGATGATTGCTGAACACGGTGTTGATCCACGGGGTGACCTGCGGGCCAGGGCCCTCCTTAAAGAAGAGGCCGAAAAAATCAAAATAAAATTATCCACGGAAGAAACCACTTCAGTAGCGTTGCCAGTGGTAATGGTTCAGGATAACTGTCCCATGGGACTCCAACTGGAATTTACCCGCAGTCAGTTTATTTCCTTGATAGATAGCTACTTGCAGGAAACGATGGCCTGCGTACAGAGGGTGTTGACCGATGCAGACCTTGGGCCCCAGGATATCGACGAAATACTGCTGGTGGGAGGATCCACTAGAATTCCCCAGGTACACCAGCTAATTCACCAATTCTTCAAGAAGGAACCCCGCAGGGATGTGCATCCCGACGAAGCAGTGGCCCTGGGTGCAGCGGTTCAGGCAGGTCTTAAGTCCGGCGCCTTATCCGACAGTGGCATGGTGGCTACCGATGTAGCACCTTTTTCCATGGGTATTGCGGTGTTAAAGGAATGGAAGGGTGTGGCCATGCGCCCCGGTGGCTTCCACGCCATCATTCCTCGTAACACCACCGTACCGGTAACTCGGACAGAACAGTTTTACACCACAGCCGATGGGCAAACCTCAGCCTCCATTGAAATATACCAGGGAGAGCATGGGTGGGTTAAAAACAATCATCGGCTGGGAGAATTCCTGTTGGACGGCATTCCCGCCAATGGGGCGGGGAAGGAAGCAGTTGAAGTAACCTACCGCTACAATTTAAACGGTATTCTTGAAGTGACTGCCAGATGTGTGTCCACGGGCAAAGAGATGACTGTTACGGTGCAGGACGCTTTGGAGAGACATTCTCAGGAAGCCTTCCAGGAAAGTGCCGATAGGTTGGAAAAGCTCTTTGCCGGTGCCCCAGACGAAAATTTAGCTGAGGAACAGTTTGAAGAGGCATGGGAACTCTTCGACGATCAGGAGGATGACGGTGCGGCAGATTATGAGGAGCTTTCAGAAGGGGTATTACAGCAGGAAGCAGCCTCCTTGCGGTACAGGGTTGAGAAATTGCTAGAGTCCCTCACCGGGGCAGACCAGTCCAGGGCAGAGGAGATGCTCCATCGGCTGGACGAGGCCATAGCGACAAATGATCTTGAAGAATTGCGCTCTGTGCTTGATGAGGTAACAGATGTACTGATTGATCTGGAAATTTAG
- a CDS encoding Mu transposase domain-containing protein: MTLLESWITAHIHAFKFFGGVTRMIVPDNLKTGVEKSSQTDPIINRTYQEMAEHYNTSIMPARVRHPKDKPSAEGTVGIISTWIIASLRNQQFFSIKELNEAIHKKLTEYNTKSFQKKPGNRLSAFTEEEKFALIPLPASPYELATWKKATVQYDYHISVDKIYYSVPYEYIKQLVDVRITKNVVEIFFKHFRIASHKRLSGKVGQASTIPEHMPDNHKKYIEFNQDSILEWASKVGSHTLTTVKSILASYKTEKQGLKSCLALMKLADKHSVERIEAACKRALDYTPRPTLKSIQTILKTGQDKLSEVNPTVDNTTKKTASSYGFTRGAAYYGGKNND, translated from the coding sequence TTGACATTACTAGAGAGTTGGATCACGGCTCACATTCATGCCTTCAAGTTCTTCGGTGGTGTGACCAGAATGATTGTACCGGACAACTTAAAAACTGGTGTGGAAAAGTCCTCCCAGACTGATCCCATTATTAACCGCACGTATCAGGAAATGGCTGAACATTACAACACCTCTATTATGCCAGCCAGAGTACGTCACCCTAAAGATAAACCTAGTGCAGAAGGTACTGTAGGTATCATCTCCACTTGGATTATTGCCTCTCTCCGCAATCAGCAGTTTTTCTCAATTAAAGAACTCAATGAAGCCATCCACAAAAAATTAACGGAATACAACACCAAATCTTTTCAAAAAAAGCCAGGAAACAGGCTTTCCGCTTTCACGGAAGAGGAGAAATTTGCGCTAATTCCACTGCCTGCTTCCCCATACGAGCTAGCTACTTGGAAAAAAGCCACCGTACAATATGATTATCATATATCTGTGGATAAAATATATTACTCAGTTCCTTATGAATATATCAAACAACTAGTTGATGTCCGGATTACGAAGAATGTGGTGGAAATTTTCTTCAAACATTTCCGTATTGCCTCCCATAAAAGGCTTTCTGGGAAAGTAGGACAAGCATCCACAATTCCAGAACACATGCCTGATAATCATAAAAAATACATTGAGTTCAACCAAGATTCAATTCTTGAATGGGCAAGTAAAGTTGGATCACACACATTAACCACTGTTAAAAGCATTTTAGCCTCTTACAAGACAGAAAAGCAAGGACTTAAATCTTGCTTAGCACTAATGAAGCTAGCTGATAAACATTCGGTTGAACGCATCGAAGCCGCATGTAAAAGGGCTCTAGACTATACCCCCAGACCCACCCTAAAGAGTATTCAAACCATCCTAAAGACGGGCCAAGATAAATTATCTGAGGTGAATCCAACTGTGGATAACACAACTAAAAAGACAGCCAGCTCTTACGGATTCACTAGGGGAGCCGCTTACTATGGAGGTAAAAACAATGACTAA
- a CDS encoding glycosyltransferase family 4 protein produces the protein MKTAFIHDWLVTYAGAERVLEQMLKIFPDADLYSVVDFIPYNQRSFLQEKLSQTSFIQKLPFAKKKYRSYLPLMPLAVEQLDLSAYDLIISNSHAVAKGVITGPDQLHLSYVNSPMRYAWDLQHQYLQEAKLNRGLKGWTAKVLLHYLRMWDIRTANGVDSFTANSCFISRRIWKVYHREAKVIYPPVAVDEFDVGEYKEDFYLTISRMVPYKKMDLIVEAFSQRPDKNLIVIGDGPDFNKVKAKAKSNVTLLGYQPFDQLKDYMQRAKAFVFAAEEDFGITPVEAQACGTPVIAFGRGGALETIRGLDNPSPTGVFFRQQTVESLLSAVDLFERERDKIKPQACRENAQHFSSERFRQEFSEYVEHELNLFRDRTGIII, from the coding sequence ATGAAAACTGCCTTTATTCACGATTGGCTCGTCACCTATGCGGGAGCCGAAAGAGTGCTAGAACAGATGCTCAAAATATTTCCTGACGCCGATCTGTACAGTGTGGTTGATTTCATCCCTTACAATCAGCGCAGTTTCCTTCAGGAAAAGCTCTCGCAGACTAGCTTTATTCAGAAATTACCTTTTGCAAAAAAAAAATATCGTTCCTATCTACCACTTATGCCACTGGCGGTGGAACAGCTTGACCTTTCCGCCTACGACTTGATAATTTCAAATTCGCATGCCGTGGCTAAAGGTGTGATTACGGGACCGGATCAATTGCATCTTTCTTATGTCAATTCACCCATGCGTTATGCCTGGGATTTGCAGCACCAATACCTCCAGGAAGCTAAGCTGAACAGGGGGTTAAAAGGTTGGACTGCCAAAGTACTGCTTCATTACTTACGTATGTGGGATATACGGACGGCCAACGGGGTAGATAGTTTTACAGCGAATTCATGTTTTATTTCCCGTCGCATCTGGAAGGTTTACCACCGAGAAGCGAAGGTTATTTACCCCCCAGTGGCTGTGGATGAATTTGACGTAGGTGAGTATAAAGAAGATTTTTATTTAACTATCTCCCGTATGGTTCCATATAAGAAAATGGATTTAATTGTAGAAGCTTTTAGCCAAAGACCAGATAAGAATCTAATAGTCATTGGTGACGGACCGGATTTTAATAAAGTAAAAGCAAAGGCCAAGTCCAACGTAACTTTACTTGGTTATCAGCCCTTTGATCAGCTAAAAGACTATATGCAGCGGGCTAAGGCATTTGTATTTGCGGCGGAGGAGGATTTTGGAATTACTCCAGTAGAGGCCCAGGCATGTGGTACTCCGGTCATAGCCTTTGGCAGAGGTGGGGCCTTAGAAACTATTCGGGGATTGGATAATCCTTCACCCACAGGTGTATTCTTTAGGCAACAAACAGTAGAATCACTATTATCTGCGGTAGATCTCTTTGAACGAGAAAGGGACAAAATAAAGCCGCAGGCATGTAGGGAAAATGCCCAGCACTTTTCTTCTGAGAGGTTTCGACAAGAGTTTTCTGAATATGTGGAGCATGAGTTGAACCTATTTAGGGATAGGACGGGAATAATAATATAA
- a CDS encoding NeuD/PglB/VioB family sugar acetyltransferase, with protein MKTLSLLIMGCGGHARSVADIALHIGFKELLFVDHGARPGEQIFSFDVHKTFPTSLPMGCLVFPASGDNWQRMHQIQIAIENGFSLTNIVSPLAYLGAGVTVGEGTLLAHHAHVGPSAIIGKGGIINTGAVVEHECQIGDFSHISVNATIAGRCKIGKRVFIGAGAIVIDKVRIADDVVIGAGATVVEDLIESGVYVGTPASLVKNKSHVF; from the coding sequence ATGAAGACGCTCAGCTTACTGATTATGGGTTGTGGTGGACACGCACGAAGTGTTGCTGATATCGCTTTACACATTGGGTTTAAAGAACTTTTATTCGTAGATCACGGCGCTCGACCGGGAGAACAGATTTTTAGCTTTGATGTACACAAGACATTCCCCACATCCTTACCTATGGGTTGCTTAGTATTTCCGGCGTCTGGAGACAATTGGCAACGCATGCATCAGATACAGATAGCTATAGAGAATGGTTTCTCGCTGACAAACATCGTTTCGCCATTAGCTTATTTAGGAGCAGGTGTAACGGTTGGCGAGGGTACACTCCTAGCCCACCACGCCCACGTTGGCCCATCCGCAATCATTGGAAAAGGGGGCATTATCAACACTGGAGCTGTAGTTGAACACGAATGCCAGATAGGGGACTTTTCTCATATATCAGTCAATGCCACCATTGCGGGTCGTTGTAAAATTGGTAAACGAGTGTTTATTGGTGCTGGGGCCATAGTAATTGATAAAGTCAGAATTGCAGATGATGTGGTTATAGGTGCTGGGGCAACGGTTGTAGAGGATCTTATTGAATCAGGTGTTTATGTTGGTACGCCCGCCAGTCTTGTAAAGAATAAAAGTCATGTTTTTTGA
- a CDS encoding transposase has protein sequence MTRYSDEFKYSIIKRMMPPNNESVKAISKETGLSEGTLHAWKKKARANGIAVPSGEPEAERWSTQDKFLIVVETASLSEIEMAEYCRSKGLFVEQVEAWRDACMQANGGIAQQAAQLQKDLRQKDRELKDLQKELKRKEAALAETAALLVLRKKAQAIWGDPEDE, from the coding sequence ATGACAAGATACAGTGATGAATTTAAATACTCTATTATAAAAAGAATGATGCCCCCCAATAATGAATCCGTTAAAGCCATTTCTAAAGAAACCGGCCTTTCCGAAGGTACGCTACACGCTTGGAAGAAGAAGGCCAGAGCTAACGGCATAGCTGTTCCAAGCGGTGAGCCTGAAGCGGAAAGATGGAGTACACAGGATAAATTTCTGATAGTTGTTGAAACAGCATCTTTAAGCGAGATTGAAATGGCTGAATATTGCCGTTCAAAAGGTCTCTTTGTTGAACAGGTGGAAGCCTGGCGAGATGCCTGTATGCAGGCCAATGGCGGTATTGCCCAACAAGCTGCTCAGCTACAAAAGGATCTTCGCCAAAAAGATCGTGAACTAAAAGATCTCCAAAAGGAACTTAAACGAAAAGAAGCTGCACTTGCTGAAACTGCTGCACTTTTAGTTCTAAGAAAAAAGGCCCAAGCGATCTGGGGGGACCCCGAGGACGAATGA
- a CDS encoding DUF86 domain-containing protein, which translates to MKEDLIFLQHITESINTIESHMLSVTKETFFESALIQDAVIRRIEIVGEATKNLSTELRGKYPYIPWRSMAGMRDVLIHEYFGVDLKLVWDTATKKIPKLKKQIEEIIKAEQ; encoded by the coding sequence TTGAAAGAGGACCTCATTTTTCTCCAACATATCACGGAAAGTATCAACACTATTGAGAGCCACATGCTTAGTGTGACGAAAGAAACCTTCTTTGAATCCGCTTTGATACAGGATGCTGTAATTAGAAGGATTGAAATTGTCGGAGAAGCAACTAAGAATCTCTCAACAGAACTCAGGGGCAAATACCCCTATATACCCTGGCGATCAATGGCTGGTATGAGAGATGTTCTCATACACGAATACTTTGGTGTTGATTTGAAATTGGTTTGGGACACCGCCACTAAAAAGATACCGAAATTAAAGAAGCAAATTGAAGAGATTATAAAAGCAGAACAGTAA